The Megalobrama amblycephala isolate DHTTF-2021 linkage group LG13, ASM1881202v1, whole genome shotgun sequence genome contains a region encoding:
- the LOC125244224 gene encoding free fatty acid receptor 2, whose translation MQNCDYHLCLTVYIFTFITGFPANILAFYTLSRKVWRKPAPIDILLLNLTMSDLLFLIFLPFKMQEVANNMVWNLHYFLCPLSGFVFYMTIYNSTFVLTAVSVERYLGVAFPIQHSLRRRPLYAVFASIFMWVFSILHLSIVYIVPYYNPSGTIPPSRNVCYEGFTDAQLKILLPVRLELCVVLFCIPFLICSFCYINFIHILSRLPNIGRRRKLRAIGLALGTLVVFALCFGPYNVSHVVGFITKKSPDWRDKALLLSTFNACLDPFIFYFTSAAVRNTLSAMLRGIWGRFNWCQCPQILWSSKKEPSEMEKNSLPKPQEVTNAL comes from the coding sequence ATGCAAAACTGTGATTATCATCTGTGTCTCACCGTCTACATCTTCACCTTCATCACCGGCTTCCCGGCCAACATCTTGGCCTTCTACACGCTCAGCCGCAAGGTTTGGAGGAAGCCGGCTCCCATCGACATCCTCCTTCTCAACCTCACCATGTCAGACTTGCTCTTCCTCATCTTCTTGCCCTTTAAAATGCAAGAAGTGGCCAATAACATGGTATGGAATCTCCACTACTTTCTGTGTCCGCTGTCTGGCTTTGTCTTCTACATGACCATCTACAACAGCACCTTTGTCCTGACCGCGGTGAGCGTGGAGCGCTATCTTGGCGTGGCGTTCCCGATTCAGCACTCCCTAAGGAGAAGACCCCTATACGCCGTGTTTGCCAGCATCTTCATGTGGGTGTTTTCCATCCTTCACCTCAGCATCGTCTACATCGTGCCTTACTACAACCCGTCTGGGACAATACCGCCATCCCGCAATGTCTGCTACGAGGGATTCACCGACGCTCAGCTCAAGATCCTCCTGCCTGTGCGTTTGGAGTTGTGCGTGGTTCTCTTCTGCATTCCCTTTCTTATTTGCAGCTTTTGCTACATAAACTTCATCCACATCCTCTCAAGGCTGCCGAACATCGGCCGGCGGAGAAAGTTGAGAGCGATCGGATTGGCTTTGGGGACGTTGGTGGTGTTTGCGCTCTGTTTTGGACCCTACAACGTCTCCCATGTCGTTGGCTTCATTACGAAGAAAAGCCCAGATTGGAGAGACAAAGCCCTTCTTCTCAGCACGTTCAATGCCTGCTTGGACCcgtttattttttacttcaccTCCGCGGCTGTTAGAAACACACTTAGTGCAATGTTGAGGGGCATTTGGGGTAGATTTAACTGGTGCCAATGCCCACAAATTTTATGGAGCTCCAAGAAGGAACCTTCTGAAATGGAGAAAAACAGCCTCCCGAAACCACAGGAAGTCACAAATGCACTTTGA
- the LOC125243582 gene encoding free fatty acid receptor 3-like, translated as MAWTVGLSNLVLAVYGFTLIIGLPANILAFYTFFQKIRQRSTPMDVLLLSLTISDLIFLFFLPFRMVEAANMKWTLPYFLCPLSGFIFYSVIANSTLHLMAISVERYLGVAFPIKYKLKRKPRNAVIACVMFWVVSMAHCSVVYIMQYHNYFNPNITDPSKHNTCYEEFTTEQLNILLPVRLELSIVFFCIPFLTCCFCYIKCICILSRLSKVHAKKRYRAIGMALGTLLVFVICFMPFNISHVEGYVYGYSSEWRTHALLTSTLNACLDPFIFYFSSLALRETFKKVLQELVRRLLPPCCRSALCCPLFNRGKSEERTQSSDDSIR; from the coding sequence ATGGCGTGGACGGTGGGTCTCAGTAACCTGGTGTTAGCGGTCTACGGATTCACGCTGATCATAGGCCTTCCCGCCAATATCTTGGCTTTTTACACCTTCTTCCAGAAGATCCGCCAGCGCTCCACCCCGATGGACGTGCTGTTACTCAGTTTAACCATCTCCGACTTGATCTTCCTCTTTTTCCTGCCTTTTCGAATGGTGGAGGCAGCCAACATGAAATGGACGCTGCCGTACTTCCTCTGCCCTCTGTCGGGATTCATCTTCTACTCCGTCATCGCCAACAGCACCTTACATCTGATGGCCATCAGTGTGGAGCGATACCTGGGTGTAGCTTTCCCTATTAAATACAAGCTGAAACGCAAGCCTCGAAATGCCGTGATAGCCTGCGtcatgttctgggtggtttccaTGGCGCACTGCAGCGTCGTCTACATCATGCAATACCACAACTATTTCAACCCTAACATCACCGATCCATCGAAGCATAACACCTGTTATGAAGAATTCACCACCGAGCAGCTCAATATCCTCCTGCCGGTTCGCCTTGAGctttctattgtttttttctgcattCCTTTTCTCACCTGCTGTTTCTGCTACATCAAGTGCATCTGCATACTTTCCCGTCTATCCAAAGTTCACGCCAAGAAGCGGTATAGAGCTATCGGGATGGCACTGGGAACACTTCTGGTCTTTGTTATCTGTTTCATGCCCTTCAACATCTCACATGTGGAGGGATATGTCTACGGCTACAGCTCTGAATGGAGAACACATGCTCTGCTCACCAGCACGCTGAATGCATGTCTCGACCCTTTCATATTCTACTTCTCTTCTTTAGCACTCAGAGAGACTTTCAAGAAGGTGTTGCAGGAGCTGGTGAGGCGGCTGCTTCCTCCCTGCTGCCGCTCAGCTCTCTGCTGCCCTTTATTCAACCGTGGGAAATCAGAGGAGAGAACACAGAGCTCAGATGACAGCATCCGCTAA
- the si:ch73-90p23.1 gene encoding free fatty acid receptor 3-like: MTWTVGLSNLVLAVYGFTLVTGLPANILAFYTFFKKVRQRPTPMDVLLLSLTISDLIFLFFLPFRMVEAANMKWALPYFLCPLSGFIFYSTIYNSTFHLTAISVERYLGVAFPIKYKLKRNPRNAVIASVIFWVVSMAHCSIVYIMQYHNHSNPNFTDPSKRNTCYEDFSAEQLKILLPVRLELFAVLFLMPFLICCFCYIRFIHILSNLPNINAKKRYRAIGMALGTLLVFIVCFMPYNISHVVGYVNNESPDWRVYALLTSTFNACLDPFIFYFSSSALRGTFKNVLQELTRRLLVPCCRSALNCPFLNCSSTDEKTRPSMTDSSL; the protein is encoded by the coding sequence ATGACGTGGACGGTGGGTCTCAGTAACCTGGTGTTAGCGGTCTACGGATTCACGCTGGTCACAGGCCTTCCTGCCAACATCTTGGCTTTTTACACCTTCTTCAAGAAGGTCCGCCAGCGCCCCACCCCGATGGACGTGCTGTTACTAAGTTTAACCATCTCTGACTTGATCTTCCTCTTTTTCCTGCCATTTCGCATGGTGGAGGCGGCAAACATGAAATGGGCGCTGCCGTACTTCCTCTGCCCGCTGTCGGGATTCATCTTCTACTCCACCATCTACAACAGCACCTTCCACCTGACGGCCATCAGTGTGGAGCGATACCTGGGTGTAGCTTTCCCCATTAAATACAAGCTGAAACGCAACCCTCGAAATGCCGTGATAGCCAGCGTCATATTCTGGGTGGTTTCCATGGCGCACTGCAGCATCGTCTACATCATGCAATACCACAATCATTCGAACCCCAACTTCACTGATCCATCGAAGCGTAACACCTGTTATGAAGACTTCAGCGCTGAACAGCTCAAGATCCTCCTGCCGGTTCGTCTGGAGCTTTTTGCAGTGCTCTTCTTAATGCCGTTCCTTATCTGCTGCTTCTGCTACATCCGATTCATCCACATCCTCTCCAATCTGCCCAACATCAACGCCAAGAAGCGGTATAGAGCCATCGGGATGGCGCTGGGCACGCTTCTGGTCTTCATTGTCTGTTTCATGCCCTACAACATCTCACATGTGGTTGGATATGTGAACAACGAAAGTCCCGACTGGCGGGTGTACGCTCTGCTCACCAGCACATTTAACGCGTGCCTCGATCCTTTCATATTCTACTTCTCATCTTCAGCACTCAGAGGAACATTTAAGAACGTGTTGCAGGAGTTGACAAGGCGGCTGCTCGTGCCCTGTTGCCGCTCAGCTCTCAACTGCCCTTTCTTGAACTGTTCGAGTACAGACGAGAAAACTCGACCGAGCATGACTGACAGCTCCCTATAA